The sequence gttattctggacgccatccggacggacagcagcagctagagtaagtaactttgtgtgctgtttccggCAGGTTATTCTGGACGCCATCCGGACGGACAGCAGTAGCTAGAGTAAGTaactttgtgtgctgtttccggcaggttattctggacgccatccggacggacagcagcagctagagtaagtaactttgtgtgctgtttccggCAGGTTATTCTGGACGCCATCCGGACGGACAGCAGTAGCTAGAGTAAGTaactttgtgtgctgtttccggcaggttattctggacgccatccggacggacagcagcagctagagtaagttactttgtgtgctgtttccggcaggttattctggacgccatccggacggacagcagcagctggagTAAGTtactttgtgtgctgtttccggcaggttattttggacgccatccggacggacagcagctagagtaagttactttgtgtgctgtttccggcaggttattctggacgccatccggacggacagcagcagctagagtaagttactttgtgtgctgtttccggcaggttattctggacgccatccggacggacagcagcagctagagtaagttactttgtgtgctgtttccggcaggttattctggacgccatccggacggacagcagcagctagagtaagtaactttgtgtgctgtttccggcaggttattctggacgccatccggacggacagcagcagctagagtaagtaactttgtgtgctgtttccggcaggttattctggacgccatccggacggacagcagcagctagagtaagtaactttgtgtgctgtttccggcaggttattctggacgccatccggacggacagcagcagctagagtaagttactttgtgtgctgtttccggCAGGTTATTCTGGACGCCATCCGGACGGACAGCAGCAGCTAGAGTAAGTTACTTTGTGTACTGTTTCCGGCAGGTTATTCTGGACGCCATCCGGACGGACAGCAGCAGCTAGAGTAAGTTACTTTGCGTGCTGTTTCCGGCAGGTTATTCTGGACGCCATCCGGACGGACAGCAGCAGCTAGAGTAAGTtactttgtgtgctgtttccggcaggttattctggacgccatccggacggacagcagcagctagagtaagttactttgtgtgctgtttccggcaggttattctggacgccatccggacggacagcagcagctggagTAAGTtactttgtgtgctgtttccggCAGGTTATTCTGGACGCCATCCGGACGGACAGCAGCAGCTAGAGTAAGTAACTTTGTGTGATGTTTCCGACAGGTTATTCTGGACGCCATCCGGACGGACAGCAGTAGCGTGGCGTTGGACGCGGTCTGTACGCAGAGCAACAGCTACGGCGTGGGGAAGGACATCGCCATGGTAACCAGGCTCGCAAGCATCTCCCGCGCTTTCGAGACCAACCACTACCATCAGCTGGACGAGAAGATTCGCAGGTAAGCTTCTTCTTAGTGTTTCTTGCTGCGAGATAGTATTGTCAACGCAACGCTAGACAAACAGTACTTCAACTGAACTTACCTCACTTCTTGCGCTGCTGTGGATCAATGACCTACTCAGGGTCATAGCAGATCTGTAAATCACACAAAAGAGCTGGGTTACAAcgctatgttctgacaccccctATAGATGTTTCGACACCCCCTATCTTCCGAGATATCCGTACGTTCCGAGACGCCTATGTTCCGACATAGTCTATGCTCCGACACACCATATCAAACCCTAACCATTACCCTAACATAAGGGGGTCGGAGCATAAGACTGACTCCAAGAACAAGACTAACTTTCCCCGTTGACTCCCCGTGTCCTCACCAGGTGCCTGGAGAAGTGGCTGCGGATCGACGACTCCCTCAGCGCCGCCAACAAACTGGAGTACGACCCGGTGTGGGGCGGGCTCTTCATCGGCAGCTCCGACCCCAACAACTTCGACCCGCACGCCAACTTCGGCTTCCCCATGTACTCCGACCACCACTTCCACCTGGGGTACTTCCTGTACGCGCTGGGGTACTACGTCAAGTACCACAACCACTGGGCTCACGCTGGAGGTACCGCTGTAGTTTATGTAACCATGTAAACCATAGCCAGTAATGCACAAATCCTGCAACCACCTCGTCCACCGTGGTACTTCATATACGCGCTGGGGTACTACGTCAAGTACCACAACCACTGGGCTCACGCTGGAGGTAACTTTGATAGATTTTCTGCAATTACTGTGATCATGTAAGCCATAACCACTAGAGCACAACTCCACAGCAACCTCCTCCTCCACCGTGGTACGTCAGGTACGCACTCTGGTACTACGTCAAGTACCATAACCACTGGGCACACGCGGGAGGTAATTTGTACTTCATGTAATCATGTTAACCATAGTACAACTTACGGGCAAGCTTTAGGGCAAGCAGCGCTTCCACCTTGGTACCGTGGTACGCCCTGGGGTACTATATTAAGTGCCACAATCACTGGGCGCACACTGGGGGTAACTTTTATAGACGAACTGTCATTCAATCTGTAGTTTATGTAATCATATTAGCCATAGCCAGTAAAGCACAACTTTAGCTAGTCTAGGGAAACCTCCTCTTCCACCGTGGTACTTCCTGTACGCTATGGGGTACCACGTCATGTACCACGATCACTGGGCTTACTCTGGAGTTCGAATCGTGCTGATCATCAGCTGATGTACGTGTTTTAACATCATACAACACGACTGAAGACATCAAATGCACTGATCCACAGCCAGCTGAAAAACTTTGTCATTGGTAATTCAGTGGTGACCGAGAAGGCcgatatgtgtgttgggttctttaacgtgcgtagGTTTGACGTCATAGTCACCCCCTTACACGGAACCGAAGAACATGAAGCGCTTTATTGAGTGATTAACATTTAGCCTGAAAAGGTATCATAGTTAACACTCGTTAACCCTCTGCAGACCATATGGCGCGTATAGTGTCGGTGGCCCGTGACGTTGGGAACCCGAGCACGCTGGACCCGCACTTCCCCGTGGTGCGCCACAAGGACTGGTACCTCGGCATGTCCTGGGCAACGGGGATCGTGGGAGGGGCGCGACAGGCGGAGTCCTCTACAGAGGTGGGTCTATACTATAGAAACCCTGACACTAAAGCTAACATTTACACTAACACAAGGACTGGTACCTCGGCATGTCCTGGGCAACGGGGATCGTGGGAGGGGCAAGGCAGGCGGAGTCGTCCACGGAGGTGGGTTTGTAGTCTTTGCTAGCAAGGCAATAGTAGCATAACTAATTTCAATGCAAGCAAAATGAACTGAAAGGGCATGAAAATGGAGTAGTCAAATTCTGCAAAGTTTTAAAGTTTTCCATCATTGAAAAAAAGACCCATCAGTTTTGTACCATTTATTCTTAATAGCACAATAACAGTCCAcaacatcacaagctatctgacacCAAAAACATCAGGACCATATAGCACTCACAGGTTAAAAGATacgaaaaacggaagttctgctgcagtaccgaggtcacacaccaggtggcccaaaatcgaccttaaccttcgtcttcccaacacctacccacataccagatatcatcACAATATAGTACGccaagaggttcttaagttaagCTAACAACAGAAGTCCGGAAACatagacacagacagacagacagacagacatacccaaaacaatatttctacTTTTCATAGAGATAACAAGTACTTTTCATAGAGATAACAAGTACGGGCTATTTTGCGCACTCATTACCCTAACCTTTGTCCTCCCGTCCAGGCTATCAACTGTTACCACGGTCTGGCGGCCCTGGGCGAGGCGCtgggtgatgacgtcatgaagcAGGTGGGTCAGATAACTCTGGCCACGGAGATCCGGTCTGTGCGTCACTACTGGCACGTGAGGAACTACAACAGACacatcttccccgagtacatcAAGACCTACGGAACTATAGGTACGTACTGACTACAACAGGCacatcttccccgagtacaccAAGACTTACGGCACTATAGGTACGTACTGACTACAACAGGCacatcttccccgagtacatcAAGACTTACGGCACTATAGGTACGTACTGACTACAACAGGCacatcttccccgagtacatcAAGACTTACGGTACTATAGGTACGTACTGACTACAACAGGCacatcttccccgagtacatcAAGACTTACGGAACTATAGGTACGGTGTTATAgctgctgatgtacatgtatgtagttcaTGCAGTAGCAACAGTAATCGGACCAAGTTCAGGGCCAACAGTAAGATGTTGCAGTCTGACGACTGGCAGATCCTCTTCTTGAGCCCAAGTTCCTTGAAACTCAATCCGACTGTAGATGCTGAGATGgccatgatatacatgtaacatacggtgatgaaggttagacatccaggtaataagatacgccaataaacaattactcaagcaactggataaagatACTGTAACTTGTTCCTGTTTCTGTACTTTGGAGGGAATCCGGATGCCATACATTTTGTTTGAGGAGATCTGCATGTTGAGCACATCAAGGAACCTTCacacattttacattgcagGCCAGTTTGCCGAGGACGCGATTTTCTACTACACGCTGAACTGGCCGTGCTGGCCGTACGAGTTTCCCATGCGCCACGCCTGCCTGGTCGGCATCCAGGTCATCCCCATCATCAGCGTCTCCAACCTCTACATGGATCAGGTCAGCAATTCTTCTTCTTCGGTTGTTTCCTTTGGTTGTTACGTTAcgtttgtttcatgtttgtggATTGAGAACGACTGTGTTGGCACTAACTCAACTCATTACCCTAAGAACCCTACACACCTATCGAGAACCGTTAAGAACCCCTCATAACCGTTAAGAACCCTACACACCTATCGAGAAGAGCAGGAGTGAACccgtgtgcttggctgaaaacgtgaGCAGTGGCAAAGTTGCATTGGTACCATGCTTAACTTTTGTTTTACCTTCTTCTCGAGTCACCACTTCAGTCTCCCGCTCCAGTACTCCGCATACGCCCTTCTTCTGGGGGTCAGAGGATCTCAGAGacttttttatatttttattcatttattggttcagcatgtacatcccagggctgcccaactagccggaggctattaccaagggcgaacccatgtgcggccatagaaCTGTAGGGGTCAGAGCTTCCAGATCTTTGATTTAGGTTGAAACTGTACATACGACGACCCTTTGTGTCCTGTGCAGGAGTGGGGTCGGTCGGTGCAGGACGTGTGCGACTGGGCTGTGAACCCCTGGAACGCCCCGGGGGCAGGGGACGTCGACCCCTCCATCCTCCAGCCCGTGCAGAAGGGGTGGGGGGCGTTCTGCCATGCGGCTGCCTCCAAGGCTGACGCTGCTGCAGAGGTGAGTCACAAACGTTAACATTCACCTTTATCTTAGAGAGACGGGTTTAATATATTTTACAGACCAAAAAGATTGCAGTGTTGTCGACTTCTTAAAGTTcgcgaatagtttcatcaggttggttaatgACTGAATAACCAAGAAAATGATAACAGCCGACCGTCCGTCATCTTCtccagggcaataatgactggttcactctgaactgcagctaggtgtcgctgcttacaatgcggtcccaaagtACTTGTCACATACAGAGATTTTTTAAAGCAACAATAATGAGGgaatgcggttccaaacgtaAATTTATAAACTAAGGTGAATTCTGTTAACATTTATTTCCAGACGGCAGCCGCGGACTACGTGCGTCAGCTGAGCACCGGGGAGTTGGTTGGAGGAACGGGACTGGCGAGCACCCTGCTGTTCATCTACGGTTCCACATAACCACACAACAGGGCCAGCAGCACTAACCTAGCAGCCTGAAAATCAGGCTTCATCGGCGGAAattagtctctatcagacttcTCTGTGGGCTGGTTAAATGAAATGGGTAAAAATATGGcaaatgttgtttattttgtcatGAAGATTGTGTTTTTGGGGCTCTGTTTCTAAGCGTCCTTTCCAGGGTTTCGGAATTTTCGGAAGCAGGCTTGGGAAGTGTTCTTAAAAAGGCTGAGTCTGCACCTGTATTTGGTAACTAAGTTATCCCTTTGCTGAATAAATAATTTCTGATCCATGAAACCATGTTGTATCATGTCAGTCTGATTCTTCGTTTAAAACACGGGCGTGTTTCTTTTTACACGACTTGGGTGGAAAGTGCTCTGTAATAATTCACCACCGGCAAATAGAGTACATTCGGCCTAAGTGATGTTGCTCCATCACACAGTCACATGTTGTATGATACCAGTCATGATATaaaggatataggagattctttatacacaaccaggtattgatctcacctcctaacgtttcgatgtctatcagacaccttcttcagagcttctgactggagacgaggggggatacaaacttagccacgtttgggacagtgttctcaccgcaaaagcgccacctacatcggctacttatagcggtgagaagtagtactccagtcagaagctctgaagaaggtgtctgatagacatcgaaaagttagcaggtgagatcaataccaggttgtgtataaagaatctcctataccctatattctaccaacctgatgaaattattttcggcagTCATGATATAAAGATCTATTGTCATTACATTTGCCCTGCTCTCATAAACTAGATGACTTGgacaggaagagagaaataaaTATTATAATAAGCCCTTGCATAACAGATCACACAAAGACAACAGAAGACGATCTCGTTTCAATAATAATTCTATTTCTTGACACATATTTCTAAAATAAATATCATTTATAAATATTTGAGACAATTTTTCTACATATATTCCTCATTCACACTTCTCTCAAAAATCAACATATTCCTTTTGAACCTCACAGCTAATCAGAAATAAAATCTGAAATAAAAAAGTAACGAAATAAAACATACCTGATAGTTATGGTAATCATTTTAACTGATTGTGCTGTTACAGAAAAATGATAATTGGAATACATTATGATTGTATAGAAAGGAATGACCTCTGTTGTTCTACATTCTTGCATGCGCAATATTGCTTAACTAGCAGCCAAGGCGTAGAATTCTATGTACACAAATTCGTCTTAACTATCTGTACAGAGTTATCCTACCTGTCTGTGCAGCAGaacaaatttctactattaagAGCTTTTAAAGTCTATATTTATAAACGTAACACTTCACATAGTAAGGCATGGTGCCAAGTAGATGCAGTCTGAATCTGGCTGGCTATGACTGCATTTTGGCATAccacaatgaatgaatgataaaatatgaTGAGAAAAGCAAAGATACACTTGAATACAGGTCAAGTATTTGTTACATGAGAGAACCAGGAATTGGAGCATTCCTGTTGTGCCTGGAGTTACTCAACAATAAACATTCATTTTTGGCTGAACAATGAGTGATGTCAACAGACACATACAATTACATAAGGTACCTAAGTTGTTCCCTGATGTGAATaaataagtacattttgtaaatgattgtTGTATCTGCATGTGCTAATTGGTATGAACACCCATGGGCACAGCAAACCAAGTTCTCACCATCTGGCTTCTAGTACATCTTATAATTACGCTTTTTCTTGCACATCTTTTCTTTAGGAAATCTTATAACTGTGGTAGAGAATTGGAGAATTTCAAGCACATGACGACAAAGTGACCAAAGAACATAGATTGTCATGTTGGTCACCTCCAACCTCTGACCCCTACTCCACCATTTctgttgacctttgccctttaGTAACACAAACTGTGATTTCCTGAGCTGCCATCACCACCCCTCTAAACCCTCACAATGGAATAACCCAGACAGCCTTATAAGGAAGCCTTGCCAATATCCTGTGTTCCTCTCTTCACATTGTGGAATGGTCAAAAGTTACTCTTTCTTAAGTTCTAACTTAATTCTTGGCAAACAGAAAACTGCAGTATGGATACAGCTGCAGCAGACTCAAAATTATAAAATTGGTTCAACAACTGAGAGATGAACTCGAGACCTTTGGAAAATTTCTCCCACCGCTTATCAATTTTTCCTTACATCTCTTTAAAAATGTGAATCTTGCTAGACATTTTAAAGTCTACATTGACACTTGGTACATTGAGTCCACCTTAGGACACACTTTGTACCACTTGACCTAACAGTTTGTCTCTTTAAGGCTTAAAATGGTTTATACTATTAAGTACTCTTTAAGATTCTATTTACAAGAGTGTATTCCTATTTACATATAGATTTCAATATTGTATCGTATTCTATATACAGAAAAGATCACTAATTTAGGCACATATACTTTCTGAAGAACCTTAAAACTGAACAGTTGAATGTGATGTTGACTAGGAATTTCATATGAACTCATGAAGAAACCAGTTTCAAGGGTGCAGGTTACGAGTACATGTGACCTCTTCTGAATAAGAAATGACTGTGTTTCTTTCCTTCAGGTCTAAGGGTCTAGTTCAACATGATATTATCTTACTTTTTAGATATTTTCACCACAAGTAGCTCAATGCATTAAAGGTTTTGGGCATAAGAAGGATACATCTGACCAACCCTGTTGGAAACGTTAGAAGCAATCTTCCTTCAGAGCAAAATGACATTTGGTTGCAGTACATGCAATGAACTCCATTCACTTTTGACTGGTTGGCTTTGGCTTCATTTCTGATTGTCCGATTCTGATTTCAACCTATGATAGTCTTGACTTAAaatttttgcacattttgtaattttatGACTCCTTTATTATCCCAGCCTTGTAGCCATGGTGACACTATCATTGACAACCAATGAAGAACTATGTCATTGACATCTTCAATGTAGGCGGTTACTTGCTGATAGAGCAAATGATGTTtcctcgttgccatggcagcagaTCATATttccttgttgccatggcagcagcaGATCATGTTTCCTCGTTGTCATGGCAGCAGGAGATCATATttccttgttgccatggcagcagcaGATCATGTTTCCTCGTTGTCATGGCAGCAGGAGATCATGTTTCCTCGTTGCCATGACAGCAGGAGATCATGTTTCCTCGTTGTCATGGCAGCAGGAGATCATGTTTCCTCGTTGTCATGGCAGCAGGAGATCATGTttccttgttgccatggcagcagcaGATCAGTACTTATGCCTGATGAGGAGGGAGACCTTCCCAGCAGGCAGTGCCTTCAGCATGTTCCAGGCCTCGAAGTGCGACATGGCACTCAGGTCCGTCCCGTTGATCGCCACGATCGCGTCCCCGACAAACAGGTCACCTGACCTGTCCGCTCCGCCCCCTGAGAGAGACGGGAAGAGAAAATTCAGCTCTGGTTAATGAAAGATCATCAACTTTCtcaagaaaaacattttaacattttcctttcatttgagaatctaaaaaaaaattccatgttGTTTGGTTGCAAGATTTTATCATATACCACCCACAGAGATACACCAAATAGCAAGTTGATTCATGTCAAGATGTCTACTGGCAACATGTTTCTATGGAGAGTTATACCAGTATTTTTGGTAGACAGGTGACAAGTGATCTTCGTTAGACTTAGAGGCAAACAGAAGCTTCACAGTTGTAAAGAGCAGCAAATGCTCAGGTAATAAAGAGCTGCCTGAATAGTAAGACTTGTCAGCCACCTCCTACACTACTTCTCAGTCCTTACCTCTGAAGATCCTCTTGATGGTGATGGGGAGGTCTCCCCGGGGggaccccctccccccctccagGCTGAACCCCAGCCCAAACGCACCCTTGTCCAACTCCACAAGCTCCGTGGGCTTCTCACTGACTGGTGCAGGACCCGTGGGGGGTCTGGGCTGGACAGTGACTGGTGCAGGAGCAGTAGACGGTTTAGCCTGGGCTGGACTGGTTGGGGTTTGAGGCTCAGATTTAGGTGTTGGTGAGCAGGGCTGGTCGCTGACTGGTTCTCCATTCATGTCACCTGCAGGGAATTATCAGGATTGAACTACTATTAGACATGATTCAAAACAATACTTTTCATCTTTATTATGTCTTATCTAGATTAAAGGTGGAAACCTTCTGCAGAACGTCCTGATACCCATACGACTGATTAGCTGTGGGAATGATGGATGGTTGGCTGGCTAATTTATCACATCCTGTAGACTCTAAGTATATTGAATGAGCAGACTTGATGCTAGAAAATCACATTGAACATTCTGGAAAAAATTTTCAAGAAGatgaaaaatctttattgtttagcgatttccaataaagttatctagaAAATGGTTGCACATCAAAAATTCCCAAAATTGCACATCAAGCGTCATGCAAAGTCTTCCTGTATTATGCAGAATATCTTAACATTCATTGATCAGTGAAACTACCTTTTAACATTTGTACATTGGTTcaaattcagtggcaacactgtaGTATACAACGAGTTATGGtgttcatacacagacacagacacacacagtgAAGTATGTATCATGTACTGCGACTAATGGTCCAggagatctttcaaataaacaataaccacacagacacacacacctcaaaatataaccttcttacCGAAGGTCATCTTGTACCTTGTGTGTCATCCCCTCTGTACCCTCAGATATTCCCTCCTGTACTATCCAGGATACGTTGGTGTTACACTGCAATATCTGATAAAGTTATCCTGTACCTTGTGTAGTCCTCCCGTCCGTGTCCTCGGGTGCCCCCTCCTGCCTCCTCCTCCGTACCACCAGCACGGTGTCGGGCCGGGCCTGCTTCAGGTGCTCCTGCGCCTTCCTGTGGCTCACGTCCCGCAGCTGGCGCCCGTTGATGGACAGGATGACGTCGCCCTTCTGCAGCTGGCCGTCACGCGCCGCCAGACCCTGGGAGAAGATCCGGTGGATCTGAGAAGCAGACAGCAGGATTTTGTTATATGTTCTTAGAGAAACAGAAGCAAAACATACCTAACCAGACGATACAACATGAAAGAAAGTAGTTAACAATGAATAACATGTTATTCAAACTTATGGCATTACTACTATTAGGTGCAGATTTACTTGATGATTATAAccattttttcaaaatggtcttAAGAGGGCTTGCAAGCAAAAGCTATATCAAGCAAGCATAATGACCAAATGAGCAACTTACATTATAGGTACTCCAACCCAACAATATTGGGAGTATCAGAAGACAGACCCACATCATAGTATTACTTAAAAGGGGTAGAAGTTTACTGTATTTCAAACAGCTTGCCTAGCTCACTTGAACCAATCAAAAGCTACATAAGTCAAGCAGTCCAATCAGAGTAGCACAATATTGGAGTATCAAGTTGAAGAAATAGAGTATGATAT comes from Branchiostoma lanceolatum isolate klBraLanc5 chromosome 2, klBraLanc5.hap2, whole genome shotgun sequence and encodes:
- the LOC136427136 gene encoding pro-interleukin-16-like, with product MNGEPVSDQPCSPTPKSEPQTPTSPAQAKPSTAPAPVTVQPRPPTGPAPVSEKPTELVELDKGAFGLGFSLEGGRGSPRGDLPITIKRIFRGGGADRSGDLFVGDAIVAINGTDLSAMSHFEAWNMLKALPAGKVSLLIRHKY